One Glycine max cultivar Williams 82 chromosome 4, Glycine_max_v4.0, whole genome shotgun sequence DNA segment encodes these proteins:
- the LOC100799910 gene encoding malignant T-cell-amplified sequence 1 homolog, protein MFKKFSGEDVSAQNQVKASVQRKIRQSIAEEYPGLEPVLDDILPKKSPLIVAKCQNHLNLVLVNNVPLFFSVRDGPYMPTLRLLHLYPNIMKKLQVDRGAIRFVLAGANIMCPGLTSPGGVLDEEVGAECPVAIMAEGKQHALAIGFTKMSAKDIKAINKGIGVDNLHYLNDGLWKMEKLD, encoded by the exons ATGTTCAAAAA ATTTTCAGGTGAAGATGTATCTGCACAGAACCAAGTGAAGGCATCTGTTCAACGAAAAATACGGCAAAGTATTGCTGAAGAG TATCCGGGTCTTGAACCTGTGTTGGATGATATACTTCCCAAGAAGTCCCCTCTAATAGTTGCTAAATG TCAGAACCATCTCAATCTGGTTCTTGTGAACAACGTGCCACTGTTTTTCAGTGTCCGTGATGGACCATACATGCCCACCTTGCGTCTTCTCCATCTAT atccaaatataatgaaaaagttACAAGTTGACCGTGGTGCAATTAGATTTGTCTTGGCGGGTGCAAACATAATGTGTCCTGGTCTTACATCTCCTGGGGGTGTTTTGGATGAGGAAGTAGGGGCAGAATGTCCTGTG GCCATCATGGCTGAAGGAAAACAGCATGCTCTTGCTATTGGCTTTACAAAAATGTCAGCAAAAGACAT AAAAGCAATCAATAAGGGCATTGGGGTTGACAACTTGCATTATCTCAATGATGGTCTTTGGAAG ATGGAGAAGCTTGATTAA
- the LOC100806644 gene encoding oligopeptide transporter 9 isoform X2, producing the protein MYKRRLDFLPALLVMLTTQVLGFGWAGLFRKFLVEPGEMWWPSNLVQVSLFSALHEKSKRPKGGTTRTQFFLLALVLGLAYYVFPGYLFSMLTSFSWMCWLAPKSILVQQLGSGLRGLGIAAFGIDWSTISSYLGSPLASPWFATANIAVGFFLVMYVMTPIAYWSNAYEAKTFPIFSSKLFMGNGSLYDISTIVNSEFHLDRQAYSINGPVHLSTFFAMTYGLGFAALSATVVHVLLFHGREILMQSKRAFGNSKKIDIHTRLMRRYKSVPMWWFYIILAANIALIIFICEYYNESLQLPWWGVLLACAISIFFTLPIGIINATTNQQPGLNIITEYIIGYMYPERPVANMCFKVYGYISMVQALSFLQDFKLGHYMKIPPRTMFMAQVVGTILSVFIYTITAWWLMRTIPHLCDTTMLDPDSPWTCPMDNVFFDASVIWGLLGPRRIFGDLGEYAKVNLFFFGGAIAPFLVWLAHKAFPGQRWITLIHMPVLLGATSMMPPATAVNFTSWLLVGFLSGYVAYRYRQEWWKRCNYVLSGGLDAGTAFMTILLFLALNNNNIMLNWWGNNPEGCPLATCPTEKGIVVKGCPVH; encoded by the exons ATGTATAAAAGAAGGCTCGATTTCCTCCCTGCCTTATTAGTCATGTTAACTACTCAG GTGCTGGGGTTTGGTTGGGCAGGACTGTTCCGGAAATTTCTGGTTGAGCCAGGGGAAATGTGGTGGCCTTCTAATCTGGTCCAGGTTTCATTATTCAG TGCTCTACATGAGAAAAGCAAAAGGCCTAAAGGAGGCACAACACGTACCCAATTTTTCCTCCTTGCCTTGGTCTTGGGCTTGGCTTACTATGTGTTTCCTGGCTATCTGTTTTCAATGTTGACATCTTTCTCTTGGATGTGTTGGCTTGCCCCCAAGTCTATCCTAGTCCAACAACTAGGTTCTGGCTTGAGGGGTCTTGGAATTGCAGCATTTGGAATTGATTGGTCTACCATTTCTTCTTACCTCGGCAGTCCACTAGCTAGCCCCTGGTTTGCTACTGCTAACATTGCTGTTGGGTTTTTCCTTGTTATGTATGTGATGACACCAATTGCTTACTGGTCTAATGCCTATGAGGCCAAGACTTTTCCAATATTTTCAAGCAAGCTGTTCATGGGAAATGGTTCACTGTATGACATTTCGACTATTGTCAACTCTGAATTCCATCTCGATCGGCAAGCTTATTCAATCAACGGGCCTGTGCATCTCAGCACATTCTTTGCAATGACATATGGCCTTGGATTCGCAGCACTTTCGGCTACAGTTGTGCATGTTCTGCTCTTTCATGGAAG GGAAATATTGATGCAAAGTAAAAGGGCCTTCGGaaacagtaaaaaaattgacatacaCACAAGACTTATGAGAAGGTACAAATCAGTCCCCATGTGGTGGTTTTACATCATTCTAGCAGCGAACATAgctcttattatatttatttgtgagTACTACAACGAATCACTCCAGTTACCATGGTGGGGTGTATTGCTAGCTTGTGCaatttccattttcttcacTCTTCCAATCGGTATAATAAATGCTACTACAAATCAG CAACCCGGTTTAAACATCATAACAGAATACATAATTGGTTACATGTATCCAGAGCGCCCTGTGGCTAATATGTGCTTTAAGGTGTATGGCTACATCAGCATGGTTCAAGCACTGAGCTTTTTGCAAGACTTCAAACTTGGACATTATATGAAGATTCCACCAAGGACAATGTTCATGGCACAG GTGGTAGGAACAATCTTATCAGTATTTATATACACAATAACAGCATGGTGGTTGATGAGAACCATCCCTCACCTTTGTGATACTACCATGTTGGATCCTGATAGCCCTTGGACTTGCCCAATGGACAATGTGTTCTTTGATGCATCAGTTATATGGGGTCTTCTTGGACCGCGCAGAATCTTTGGAGACCTTGGTGAATATGCCAAAGTGAACTTGTTCTTCTTTGGTGGAGCTATTGCACCCTTTCTAGTTTGGCTTGCTCACAAGGCATTTCCAGGGCAAAGATGGATAACTCTAATTCACATGCCTGTGTTGTTGGGTGCAACATCAATGATGCCGCCTGCAACCGCCGTTAACTTCACTAGTTGGTTACTGGTTGGCTTTCTCTCAGGGTACGTTGCATATAGATATCGACAAGAATGGTGGAAGCGCTGCAATTATGTGTTGTCTGGTGGTCTTGATGCTGGAACTGCCTTTATGACAATCTTGCTGTTTCTTGCTTTGAACAATAACAACATTATGCTTAACTGGTGGGGGAATAACCCTGAAGGGTGCCCCTTGGCTACTTGTCCTACTGAAAAAGGCATTGTAGTTAAAGGTTGCCCAGTGCATTAA
- the LOC100806644 gene encoding oligopeptide transporter 6 isoform X1, with protein MASTFEGGSDLEKENNNIAESEEECPVKQVELTVPKTDDPTMQLLTFRMWVLGVLSCVLLSFVNQFFWYRTQPLIVTSISAQIAVVPIGHFLARTLPTRVFFKDTRFEFSLNRGPFNIKEHVLITIFANSGAGTVYATHILSAVKLMYKRRLDFLPALLVMLTTQVLGFGWAGLFRKFLVEPGEMWWPSNLVQVSLFSALHEKSKRPKGGTTRTQFFLLALVLGLAYYVFPGYLFSMLTSFSWMCWLAPKSILVQQLGSGLRGLGIAAFGIDWSTISSYLGSPLASPWFATANIAVGFFLVMYVMTPIAYWSNAYEAKTFPIFSSKLFMGNGSLYDISTIVNSEFHLDRQAYSINGPVHLSTFFAMTYGLGFAALSATVVHVLLFHGREILMQSKRAFGNSKKIDIHTRLMRRYKSVPMWWFYIILAANIALIIFICEYYNESLQLPWWGVLLACAISIFFTLPIGIINATTNQQPGLNIITEYIIGYMYPERPVANMCFKVYGYISMVQALSFLQDFKLGHYMKIPPRTMFMAQVVGTILSVFIYTITAWWLMRTIPHLCDTTMLDPDSPWTCPMDNVFFDASVIWGLLGPRRIFGDLGEYAKVNLFFFGGAIAPFLVWLAHKAFPGQRWITLIHMPVLLGATSMMPPATAVNFTSWLLVGFLSGYVAYRYRQEWWKRCNYVLSGGLDAGTAFMTILLFLALNNNNIMLNWWGNNPEGCPLATCPTEKGIVVKGCPVH; from the exons ATGGCTTCCACTTTTGAGGGTGGATCAGACTTAGAGAAAGAGAACAACAACATTGCTGAGAGTGAAGAAGAGTGTCCAGTGAAACAAGTTGAACTCACCGTCCCTAAAACAGATGACCCCACCATGCAGCTTCTAACGTTCAGAATGTGGGTTCTTGGGGTTCTTTCGTGCGTGTTATTGTCCTTTGTGAATCAGTTCTTTTGGTACAGAACACAGCCTTTGATTGTAACCTCAATTTCTGCACAGATTGCTGTTGTTCCTATTGGCCACTTCCTGGCAAGGACTCTGCCAACGCGTGTGTTCTTCAAGGATACAAGGTTTGAGTTCTCACTCAACCGTGGACCGTTCAATATCAAAGAGCATGTTCTGATAACCATCTTTGCAAATTCTGGTGCTGGAACTGTGTATGCTACTCATATTTTGAGTGCGGTGAAGCTCATGTATAAAAGAAGGCTCGATTTCCTCCCTGCCTTATTAGTCATGTTAACTACTCAG GTGCTGGGGTTTGGTTGGGCAGGACTGTTCCGGAAATTTCTGGTTGAGCCAGGGGAAATGTGGTGGCCTTCTAATCTGGTCCAGGTTTCATTATTCAG TGCTCTACATGAGAAAAGCAAAAGGCCTAAAGGAGGCACAACACGTACCCAATTTTTCCTCCTTGCCTTGGTCTTGGGCTTGGCTTACTATGTGTTTCCTGGCTATCTGTTTTCAATGTTGACATCTTTCTCTTGGATGTGTTGGCTTGCCCCCAAGTCTATCCTAGTCCAACAACTAGGTTCTGGCTTGAGGGGTCTTGGAATTGCAGCATTTGGAATTGATTGGTCTACCATTTCTTCTTACCTCGGCAGTCCACTAGCTAGCCCCTGGTTTGCTACTGCTAACATTGCTGTTGGGTTTTTCCTTGTTATGTATGTGATGACACCAATTGCTTACTGGTCTAATGCCTATGAGGCCAAGACTTTTCCAATATTTTCAAGCAAGCTGTTCATGGGAAATGGTTCACTGTATGACATTTCGACTATTGTCAACTCTGAATTCCATCTCGATCGGCAAGCTTATTCAATCAACGGGCCTGTGCATCTCAGCACATTCTTTGCAATGACATATGGCCTTGGATTCGCAGCACTTTCGGCTACAGTTGTGCATGTTCTGCTCTTTCATGGAAG GGAAATATTGATGCAAAGTAAAAGGGCCTTCGGaaacagtaaaaaaattgacatacaCACAAGACTTATGAGAAGGTACAAATCAGTCCCCATGTGGTGGTTTTACATCATTCTAGCAGCGAACATAgctcttattatatttatttgtgagTACTACAACGAATCACTCCAGTTACCATGGTGGGGTGTATTGCTAGCTTGTGCaatttccattttcttcacTCTTCCAATCGGTATAATAAATGCTACTACAAATCAG CAACCCGGTTTAAACATCATAACAGAATACATAATTGGTTACATGTATCCAGAGCGCCCTGTGGCTAATATGTGCTTTAAGGTGTATGGCTACATCAGCATGGTTCAAGCACTGAGCTTTTTGCAAGACTTCAAACTTGGACATTATATGAAGATTCCACCAAGGACAATGTTCATGGCACAG GTGGTAGGAACAATCTTATCAGTATTTATATACACAATAACAGCATGGTGGTTGATGAGAACCATCCCTCACCTTTGTGATACTACCATGTTGGATCCTGATAGCCCTTGGACTTGCCCAATGGACAATGTGTTCTTTGATGCATCAGTTATATGGGGTCTTCTTGGACCGCGCAGAATCTTTGGAGACCTTGGTGAATATGCCAAAGTGAACTTGTTCTTCTTTGGTGGAGCTATTGCACCCTTTCTAGTTTGGCTTGCTCACAAGGCATTTCCAGGGCAAAGATGGATAACTCTAATTCACATGCCTGTGTTGTTGGGTGCAACATCAATGATGCCGCCTGCAACCGCCGTTAACTTCACTAGTTGGTTACTGGTTGGCTTTCTCTCAGGGTACGTTGCATATAGATATCGACAAGAATGGTGGAAGCGCTGCAATTATGTGTTGTCTGGTGGTCTTGATGCTGGAACTGCCTTTATGACAATCTTGCTGTTTCTTGCTTTGAACAATAACAACATTATGCTTAACTGGTGGGGGAATAACCCTGAAGGGTGCCCCTTGGCTACTTGTCCTACTGAAAAAGGCATTGTAGTTAAAGGTTGCCCAGTGCATTAA
- the LOC100800440 gene encoding RNA recognition motif-containing protein, which yields MSDAYWRYAAESRQAPSSIAGKRSRSDYDVSGVHDLPGYFPHDDDRGGLRVIRDTESLDASYERYLRSAQVSSYGSGQSTRTISGRIPNRAIDDSHVANIGGIDRGTNAKDKMLGLSSGRTDHSLPPDATSTLFVEGLPPNCTRREVAHIFRPFVGYKEVRLVSKESRQPGGDPLVLCFVDFLSPAHAATAMEALQGYKFDELDRNSVNLRFQFARYPGARSGGVHRGKR from the exons ATGTCTGACGCTTATTGGAGATACGCCGCCGAATCCCGGCAGGCCCCCTCTTCCATCGCCGGCAAGCGCTCTCGTTCCGACTACG atGTTTCTGGCGTTCACGACTTGCCCGGTTACTTTCCCCATGACGATGATAGAGGAGGGCTCCGAGTAATTAGAGATACTGAATCCCTTGATGCATCTTATGAGCGTTACCTCCGTAGTGCG CAAGTTTCATCATATGGTTCGGGACAGTCTACTAGAACCATTAGTGGGAGAATTCCCAATCGTGCTATTGATGATTCACATGTTGCAAATATTGGGGGAATAGACAGAGGAACAAATGCAAAAGACAAAATGCTGGGATTAAGTAGTGGAAGGACTGACCATTCTCTTCCACCTGATGCTACCAGTACACTGTTTGTGGagggcttgcctcccaactgtACAAGACGGGAAGTAGCTC ATATTTTTCGACCTTTTGTTGGCTACAAAGAAGTCAGACTTGTTAGCAAGGAATCGAGACAA CCTGGGGGTGATCCACTAGTACTTTGTTTTGTCGATTTTTTGAGTCCTGCTCATGCAGCAACTGCCATGGAAGCATTGCAGG GTTACAAATTTGATGAGCTTGACCGCAACTCTGTCAATTTAAGGTTTCAATTTGCTCGCTATCCTGGTGCAAGGTCAGGTGGCGTGCATCGTGGCAAGCGTTGA
- the LOC100800440 gene encoding RNA recognition motif-containing protein isoform X1 yields MSDAYWRYAAESRQAPSSIAGKRSRSDYDVSGVHDLPGYFPHDDDRGGLRVIRDTESLDASYERYLRSAQVSSYGSGQSTRTISGRIPNRAIDDSHVANIGGIDRGTNAKDKMLGLSSGRTDHSLPPDATSTLFVEGLPPNCTRREVAHIFRPFVGYKEVRLVSKESRQPGGDPLVLCFVDFLSPAHAATAMEALQGNWHLAVSCKSFMLSHVYLLVTSCSSIVYTTRTCNWLVSWLWVMHSKNRHMHDICLEQQRMSDILYFLECEYYLQLSCAL; encoded by the exons ATGTCTGACGCTTATTGGAGATACGCCGCCGAATCCCGGCAGGCCCCCTCTTCCATCGCCGGCAAGCGCTCTCGTTCCGACTACG atGTTTCTGGCGTTCACGACTTGCCCGGTTACTTTCCCCATGACGATGATAGAGGAGGGCTCCGAGTAATTAGAGATACTGAATCCCTTGATGCATCTTATGAGCGTTACCTCCGTAGTGCG CAAGTTTCATCATATGGTTCGGGACAGTCTACTAGAACCATTAGTGGGAGAATTCCCAATCGTGCTATTGATGATTCACATGTTGCAAATATTGGGGGAATAGACAGAGGAACAAATGCAAAAGACAAAATGCTGGGATTAAGTAGTGGAAGGACTGACCATTCTCTTCCACCTGATGCTACCAGTACACTGTTTGTGGagggcttgcctcccaactgtACAAGACGGGAAGTAGCTC ATATTTTTCGACCTTTTGTTGGCTACAAAGAAGTCAGACTTGTTAGCAAGGAATCGAGACAA CCTGGGGGTGATCCACTAGTACTTTGTTTTGTCGATTTTTTGAGTCCTGCTCATGCAGCAACTGCCATGGAAGCATTGCAGG GAAATTGGCATTTGGCAGTTAGTTGCAAGTCATTCATGTTGAGCCACGTTTACCTGTTAGTAACAAGTTGCAGTTCCATAGTTTACACAACAAGAACATGCAATTGGTTGGTTAGTTGGTTATGGGTTATGCATAGCAAGAATAGGCATATGCATGATATTTGCTTGGAACAGCAACGAATGAGcgatattttatatttcttagaGTGTGAATATTACTTACAATTATCATGTGCTCTATGA